In Myxococcus stipitatus, the following are encoded in one genomic region:
- a CDS encoding carboxypeptidase regulatory-like domain-containing protein → MLRTLGVCWLIGLGMLTGCDESPSGARALGPEAECAATLAALRVVVLSTEGVRVRGATVTATNLTSSVSISGVTDSDGVTTAINETLAPSPVRVVAVSGARVSPASRVDWVCDTCNCVPEPSELTLELAP, encoded by the coding sequence ATGCTTCGAACGCTTGGAGTCTGCTGGCTCATCGGTCTTGGCATGCTGACGGGTTGTGACGAGTCCCCTTCGGGAGCGCGTGCATTGGGGCCCGAAGCGGAGTGCGCGGCGACGCTGGCGGCTTTGCGCGTGGTGGTCCTCTCCACAGAAGGCGTGCGGGTGCGCGGCGCCACCGTCACCGCCACCAACCTCACGTCGAGCGTCAGCATCTCCGGCGTCACCGACTCGGACGGCGTCACCACTGCCATCAATGAAACACTCGCCCCCAGCCCGGTGCGCGTGGTGGCCGTCTCCGGGGCCCGCGTGTCGCCCGCGTCCCGCGTCGACTGGGTGTGCGACACGTGCAACTGCGTCCCCGAGCCCTCGGAGCTGACGCTGGAGTTGGCCCCGTAG